A genomic stretch from Petrimonas mucosa includes:
- the tnpC gene encoding IS66 family transposase, whose protein sequence is MKKNFNTGLGKSVEADRVKLSRRRRQILRELGLCEELDSTELAERLLVQAKINRALVKTLEEKDRELARMDLILSVRDSEIKVKEARIAEFASHVAELGSGRKPVIKNSTNSSVPPSGNPIGIRHTQSQRKPSGRKSGGQKGHSGSTLLQSENVTETQQWYPVSVCPECGKPLEMDAAIVSATRQVVDIPLPIAATVVNHMTMQVKCSCGHCSKGQFPEEVNAPVSFGPNIMAMTSYLSTYQNVPFKRLTHLYETIFGLHISEGSVSNMLKAMRKFSKTPYEMIRQKVAEGKVAGADETGINVNGKNNWLWAFQNAVATFLAFDSSRSHHVINKHFTGEEQGNMVWVTDRLPAYFMGDVGMEDHQICIAHLLRNLTYTMQAFPDDPWSLDMLDLLRDSVHHRNENDIGEAVRKDMEERLDKLLERPSVYTKEDGENNELDKLKKGITKHRDYIFTFLTNPAVPPTNNDSEKALRPAKTKLKVSGCFRSEEGAGNYATVASVIQTAVKNGQNPFEVLRVIASLAKA, encoded by the coding sequence ATGAAAAAGAACTTTAATACAGGACTTGGAAAGAGTGTCGAGGCAGACCGGGTAAAGCTCTCCCGGCGGCGCAGGCAGATCCTTCGGGAACTCGGCCTTTGCGAAGAGCTTGACTCCACAGAACTGGCAGAGCGGCTGCTGGTGCAGGCGAAGATCAACAGGGCTCTTGTCAAAACCCTTGAGGAGAAGGACAGGGAACTTGCGCGGATGGATCTTATTCTTTCTGTCCGTGACAGTGAAATAAAAGTTAAAGAGGCTCGTATTGCCGAGTTTGCATCCCATGTTGCCGAACTCGGGAGTGGCAGGAAACCCGTCATAAAGAATAGCACGAACAGTAGCGTCCCGCCCTCCGGGAATCCAATTGGCATCCGGCATACACAGTCCCAGCGCAAGCCTTCCGGCAGGAAGTCCGGTGGGCAGAAAGGCCATTCGGGGAGCACCCTGCTCCAATCCGAAAATGTAACGGAAACCCAACAGTGGTACCCCGTCTCCGTGTGTCCGGAATGTGGAAAGCCGTTGGAGATGGACGCTGCGATCGTCAGCGCCACACGCCAGGTGGTGGACATTCCGCTTCCGATTGCGGCCACGGTTGTCAACCACATGACGATGCAGGTCAAGTGCTCCTGCGGGCATTGCAGCAAGGGGCAGTTTCCGGAAGAGGTGAATGCTCCCGTATCCTTCGGCCCCAACATCATGGCGATGACATCCTACCTCAGCACTTACCAAAATGTTCCGTTCAAGCGACTCACCCATCTGTACGAGACCATCTTCGGACTCCACATCAGTGAAGGCTCCGTATCGAACATGCTGAAGGCCATGCGGAAATTCTCCAAAACGCCCTACGAAATGATCCGTCAGAAAGTTGCAGAAGGAAAGGTTGCCGGGGCGGACGAAACCGGAATCAACGTGAACGGGAAAAATAACTGGCTCTGGGCTTTCCAGAATGCCGTAGCCACCTTCCTCGCCTTTGACAGCAGCAGAAGCCACCATGTGATCAACAAGCACTTTACCGGGGAAGAGCAAGGTAATATGGTATGGGTCACTGACCGACTTCCGGCCTACTTCATGGGAGACGTGGGGATGGAGGATCACCAGATATGCATTGCCCATCTGTTGCGGAACCTTACCTACACGATGCAGGCCTTTCCGGATGATCCATGGAGCCTTGACATGCTCGACCTGCTGCGGGACTCCGTCCATCATCGCAATGAAAATGACATTGGAGAAGCGGTCAGGAAAGATATGGAAGAAAGACTGGACAAGCTGCTCGAAAGACCTTCGGTTTACACGAAAGAAGACGGGGAGAATAATGAACTTGATAAACTCAAAAAAGGCATTACCAAACACCGGGACTATATCTTTACCTTCCTCACCAATCCCGCTGTTCCTCCCACGAATAATGACTCCGAGAAGGCATTGAGACCGGCCAAGACCAAATTGAAAGTCAGCGGGTGCTTCCGCTCCGAGGAAGGAGCCGGGAACTATGCTACCGTTGCCTCCGTCATCCAAACAGCGGTCAAGAACGGACAGAACCCCTTTGAGGTCCTTCGGGTTATTGCATCCCTTGCTAAAGCGTAG